The Streptomyces avermitilis MA-4680 = NBRC 14893 genome contains a region encoding:
- a CDS encoding cupin domain-containing protein, with translation MTFTSAPKPVLVRAGEAETLQDGATSLITLLADANTTGSALTANRATLHKGSPGAPAHFHTRATEMFYVLSGSMRILLDDQVLTLGQGDFLTVPPTVPHAFAPAPDSEAEMLVVFTPGMDRFDYYRLLERVYQGEASVQDIRDSSEQFDNHYFESPVWQQELARR, from the coding sequence ATGACGTTCACCAGTGCCCCGAAGCCCGTCCTCGTCCGCGCCGGCGAGGCCGAGACACTGCAGGACGGTGCAACCAGCCTGATCACGCTGCTGGCCGACGCGAACACCACCGGCAGTGCGCTGACCGCCAACCGCGCGACGCTGCACAAGGGCTCGCCCGGTGCTCCCGCACACTTCCACACCCGGGCAACCGAGATGTTCTACGTGCTCAGCGGATCCATGCGGATCCTGCTCGACGACCAGGTCCTCACGCTCGGCCAGGGCGACTTTCTGACCGTCCCGCCGACCGTGCCGCATGCCTTCGCCCCGGCCCCGGACAGCGAGGCCGAGATGCTCGTCGTCTTCACTCCGGGGATGGACCGGTTCGACTACTACCGGCTGCTGGAGCGGGTGTACCAGGGCGAGGCCTCGGTACAGGACATCCGCGACAGCTCCGAGCAGTTCGACAACCACTACTTCGAGAGCCCCGTCTGGCAGCAGGAACTCGCCCGGCGCTGA
- a CDS encoding TetR/AcrR family transcriptional regulator has product MATRDSTDTPRRRIVEAAVELLENGGPDAMSTRAVAAAAGMQPPAIYRLFGDKEGLLEAVAEHGYAQFLERKRAQLDPAPQDPVEELRRGWDMVVEFGVCRPELFAVMNRATGRGSDAAHRAGLEILHGRVRRLAAGGWLRVDEELAAQIIQATGQGAVTTWHSTPADRRNPALLTVLRESMVAAVTRAEPTVPTAESGPAAAARALRAALPDDADVLSDAEQRLLREWLTRLAADGGAPHA; this is encoded by the coding sequence ATGGCTACGCGCGACTCCACCGACACCCCTCGGCGCCGCATCGTCGAGGCGGCCGTCGAGCTGCTGGAGAACGGTGGCCCTGACGCGATGAGCACCCGCGCGGTCGCCGCCGCGGCCGGAATGCAGCCGCCGGCGATCTACCGCCTCTTCGGCGACAAGGAGGGGCTCCTTGAGGCCGTCGCCGAGCACGGCTACGCGCAGTTCCTGGAGAGAAAGCGCGCGCAGCTCGACCCCGCTCCGCAGGACCCGGTGGAGGAGCTGCGCCGCGGCTGGGACATGGTGGTCGAGTTCGGGGTCTGTCGCCCCGAGTTGTTCGCGGTGATGAACAGGGCCACCGGCCGGGGATCGGACGCAGCACACCGCGCGGGCCTGGAGATCCTCCATGGGCGGGTGCGTCGGCTGGCGGCCGGGGGATGGCTGCGGGTCGACGAGGAGCTGGCCGCCCAGATCATCCAGGCCACCGGCCAGGGGGCGGTCACCACCTGGCACTCCACCCCTGCGGACCGCCGCAATCCGGCGCTGTTGACCGTCCTGCGCGAGTCCATGGTCGCGGCCGTCACCCGCGCCGAGCCGACAGTCCCCACCGCGGAGTCCGGTCCCGCCGCAGCGGCCCGCGCGCTGCGCGCCGCCCTCCCCGACGACGCCGATGTCCTGAGCGACGCCGAGCAGCGCCTGCTGCGTGAGTGGCTCACGCGCCTGGCGGCGGACGGTGGCGCGCCGCATGCCTGA
- a CDS encoding Ku protein yields the protein MPRTIWSGAISFGLVTVPIHVVSATEDHSVRFHQYHLEDMGRVRVRKYCELEDREVTQDEIGKGYELSKDTVIPVLDEELRELPLPTAKAIEIEAFVPLASIDPMGIGEGYYLQPDGQVAAKPYKLLRQALERSSKVAVAKYAWSGRERLGMLRVREEAIVLHAMRWPDEIRDPSELAPQGIELSEDEITEAEQLIDRLTRDDLEGEEFQDHYTEALHEVIEAKQEGHAPPEARETEEEPGKVLDLMAALRQSVAKAKASRGESGEADVHELPRKKTAARKTAKQQPAKKTSAKRTAAKEPTKKTAAKKTTPKKPRRSA from the coding sequence ATGCCCCGAACCATCTGGTCAGGCGCGATCAGCTTTGGTCTGGTGACCGTCCCTATCCACGTGGTGAGTGCCACGGAGGACCACAGTGTGCGTTTTCACCAGTACCACCTGGAGGACATGGGCCGGGTTCGGGTGCGCAAGTACTGCGAGCTGGAGGACCGTGAGGTCACGCAGGACGAGATCGGCAAGGGCTACGAGTTGTCGAAGGACACCGTGATCCCGGTGCTGGATGAGGAACTGCGCGAGCTGCCGCTGCCGACGGCGAAAGCGATCGAGATCGAGGCGTTCGTGCCGCTGGCGTCGATCGACCCGATGGGGATCGGGGAGGGCTACTACCTGCAACCGGACGGGCAGGTGGCGGCCAAGCCCTACAAACTGCTGCGCCAGGCGCTGGAGCGTTCGTCGAAGGTGGCGGTGGCGAAGTACGCCTGGAGTGGGCGCGAGCGTCTGGGCATGTTGCGGGTGCGGGAGGAGGCGATCGTGCTGCATGCGATGCGCTGGCCGGACGAGATCCGCGACCCGTCGGAACTGGCCCCGCAGGGAATAGAGCTGTCCGAGGATGAGATCACCGAGGCCGAGCAGCTGATCGACCGCCTGACCCGCGACGACCTCGAGGGCGAGGAGTTCCAGGATCACTACACCGAAGCCCTGCACGAGGTCATCGAGGCGAAACAGGAGGGGCACGCCCCTCCTGAAGCGCGTGAGACGGAGGAGGAGCCGGGCAAGGTGCTGGATCTGATGGCCGCCCTCCGGCAGTCCGTGGCCAAGGCGAAGGCCTCCCGCGGTGAAAGCGGCGAGGCGGACGTGCACGAGCTGCCGCGGAAGAAGACCGCGGCCAGGAAGACGGCGAAGCAGCAGCCCGCCAAGAAAACGTCGGCCAAGAGGACTGCGGCGAAGGAGCCCACGAAGAAGACGGCCGCCAAGAAGACGACGCCGAAGAAACCGCGGCGCAGCGCGTAG
- a CDS encoding FAD-dependent oxidoreductase — MDSPTPASARISIIGAGPGGLTCARILQQHGIPVTVYDRDPEANSRNQGGSLDLHEEDGQLALREAGLLEEFFALARLEGQEMRQMDPAGRVLDHHLPDEGETVSPEIDRGQLRDLLLRSLVAGTVQRGRTLESVSGPADGPRTLTFTDGTAVEADLVIGADGAFSRVRTAVSSATPRYTGVSFLEAWFDDMEHAHPELSQLVGKGSAHIADGERGLFAQRNSGGHMRVYIMQRVPVDWIAANGLRPEDTEGIRGHLLSEYAAWSPQILRMITDNDGAYVDRPLFALPVPHIWEHSPSVALLGDAAHLMPPLGVGVNLAMLDASELALALVHSSTIDDAVHSYEKSMLPRSADMAQKLEGGAEHLLSVPDSDEI, encoded by the coding sequence GTGGACTCTCCGACGCCCGCAAGTGCGCGGATCAGCATCATCGGTGCCGGCCCAGGAGGCCTCACGTGCGCGCGCATCCTGCAGCAGCACGGCATTCCGGTGACGGTCTACGACCGCGATCCGGAGGCGAACTCCCGCAACCAGGGAGGCTCGCTCGACCTGCACGAGGAAGACGGCCAACTCGCACTCCGTGAAGCGGGCCTGCTGGAGGAGTTCTTCGCGCTCGCCAGGCTCGAGGGCCAGGAAATGCGCCAGATGGACCCGGCGGGGCGCGTCCTTGACCACCATCTGCCGGACGAGGGCGAGACGGTCAGCCCCGAGATCGACCGCGGACAGCTTCGCGATCTCCTGCTGCGCTCACTCGTCGCGGGGACGGTTCAGCGGGGGCGCACTCTCGAATCGGTGAGCGGACCGGCCGACGGGCCGCGAACGCTGACGTTCACCGACGGGACGGCCGTTGAGGCGGATCTTGTGATCGGTGCGGACGGTGCCTTCTCCCGCGTCCGCACTGCCGTGTCGTCGGCGACACCGCGCTACACCGGGGTCAGCTTCCTCGAGGCATGGTTCGACGACATGGAGCACGCGCACCCCGAGCTTTCCCAACTGGTCGGGAAAGGCAGTGCTCACATCGCCGACGGCGAGCGTGGCCTCTTCGCGCAGCGCAACAGCGGAGGCCACATGCGTGTCTACATCATGCAGCGCGTCCCCGTGGACTGGATCGCGGCGAACGGGCTTCGCCCCGAGGACACCGAGGGCATCCGCGGGCATCTGCTCAGCGAGTACGCGGCCTGGTCACCGCAGATACTCCGGATGATCACTGACAACGACGGCGCCTACGTCGACCGTCCGCTCTTTGCCCTGCCGGTGCCGCACATATGGGAGCACTCGCCCAGCGTGGCGCTCCTGGGAGACGCCGCACACCTCATGCCGCCGCTCGGCGTCGGCGTCAACCTCGCGATGCTCGACGCCAGCGAACTCGCGCTCGCACTCGTCCACTCCTCCACCATCGACGACGCTGTACACAGCTACGAGAAGTCGATGCTCCCGCGCTCGGCCGACATGGCCCAGAAGCTCGAAGGCGGCGCTGAGCATCTTCTGTCCGTGCCCGACTCCGACGAGATCTAG
- the cpt gene encoding chloramphenicol phosphotransferase CPT, with protein sequence MADVIVLNGGSSSGKSGIVRCLQAVLPDPWLALGTDTLVDAMPASMQASDAGIEFAPDGEVIVGPEFRTLEAAWIEGVAAMARAGARVIVDEVFLGGADSQQRWQKALRDLRVLWVGVRCDGAVAAGREIARGDRVIGMAASQADVVHRGVVYDLEVDTTHAESMECARAIATHVR encoded by the coding sequence ATGGCTGACGTGATCGTTCTCAACGGTGGTTCCAGCTCGGGGAAGTCCGGGATCGTCCGGTGTCTGCAGGCGGTCTTGCCTGATCCGTGGCTGGCTCTCGGGACCGACACGCTGGTTGACGCGATGCCCGCGTCCATGCAGGCCTCTGATGCGGGGATCGAGTTCGCTCCGGACGGAGAGGTGATCGTCGGACCGGAGTTCCGGACGCTGGAAGCGGCATGGATCGAGGGGGTCGCCGCGATGGCCCGTGCGGGCGCCCGGGTCATCGTCGACGAGGTCTTCCTCGGCGGAGCGGACTCGCAGCAGCGGTGGCAGAAGGCTTTGCGCGACCTGCGGGTGCTGTGGGTCGGCGTCCGCTGTGACGGTGCCGTTGCCGCAGGCCGTGAGATCGCACGAGGCGATCGGGTCATCGGGATGGCCGCGTCGCAGGCGGATGTGGTCCACCGGGGCGTGGTCTATGACCTCGAGGTCGACACCACACATGCCGAGTCGATGGAGTGTGCACGGGCCATCGCCACACATGTCAGGTGA
- a CDS encoding SDR family oxidoreductase — protein sequence MIIVTGATGKLGRRIVERLLERVPADRVGVSVRDPRKAQDLADRGVRVRQGSFDDPASLVHAFEGAEQLLLVSLDRTGQECVSGHRAAIDAAVKAGVGRILYTSQMGAAHDSRFQACRDHAQTEDLLRATGLPWTALRNGFYASSALQFLESARHTGDIALPADGPVAWTGHDDLAEATAAILAEEHRFEGPTPPLTGPAALDFDTVAEIASQTTGRPFTRTVVPDDAFREQVLAHGAPAPIGNLMLSIFAAARNGEFTAVDSTLAELIGREPATFRTQLEHAWAE from the coding sequence ATGATCATCGTGACCGGAGCCACCGGAAAGCTCGGCCGCCGCATCGTCGAGCGCCTCCTGGAGCGCGTCCCCGCCGACCGCGTCGGCGTCAGCGTCCGCGACCCCCGCAAGGCCCAGGACCTCGCCGACCGCGGCGTCCGCGTCCGGCAGGGGAGCTTCGACGACCCCGCCTCGCTCGTGCACGCCTTCGAGGGCGCCGAGCAACTGCTCCTCGTCTCCCTCGACCGCACGGGCCAGGAGTGCGTCAGCGGCCACCGCGCCGCCATCGACGCCGCCGTGAAGGCCGGCGTCGGCCGCATCCTCTACACCAGCCAGATGGGCGCCGCCCACGACTCCCGGTTCCAGGCATGCCGCGACCACGCCCAGACCGAGGACCTGCTGCGCGCCACCGGCCTGCCCTGGACCGCGCTGCGCAACGGCTTCTACGCCTCCAGCGCCCTGCAGTTCCTGGAGTCCGCCCGCCACACCGGCGACATCGCCCTTCCCGCCGACGGCCCCGTCGCCTGGACCGGCCACGACGACCTCGCCGAGGCCACCGCGGCGATCCTCGCCGAGGAGCACCGCTTCGAGGGGCCCACCCCGCCGCTCACCGGCCCGGCGGCGCTGGACTTCGACACCGTCGCCGAGATCGCGTCCCAGACCACCGGACGGCCCTTCACCCGCACCGTCGTCCCCGACGACGCCTTCCGCGAGCAGGTCCTGGCGCACGGCGCCCCGGCCCCGATCGGCAACCTGATGCTGAGCATCTTCGCCGCGGCGCGGAATGGCGAGTTCACCGCTGTCGACTCGACGCTGGCCGAGCTGATCGGGCGAGAGCCCGCCACCTTCCGCACCCAGCTGGAGCATGCCTGGGCCGAATAG